A window of Microcystis aeruginosa FD4 contains these coding sequences:
- a CDS encoding heavy metal translocating P-type ATPase, which yields MIQSISSSWLSEYSSAFAAGICAILVFFGWLCLHFNLIGLALILLPIAYVVGGYESTQAGLTTLFEEKELDVDLLMIVAALGAAILGLWDSNYYLIIDGAVLILIFAISGALEQIALAKTDRNIRSLMAMTPDTARLITGDSEKEVPIKQLHIGDTVLVKPGELIPIDGIIIDGNSPINQAPITGESLPVDKTIGEEVFAGTLNGAGVLRLKVETPPESRLIERVIRLVEKAQNESPPSQQFIEGFERAYAKIIVILGLIFGILPPFFWGWTWETTIYRALIFLVVASPCALMASIMPALLSGIANGAKQGILFKNGARLEMIGRIRAIAFDKTGTLTLGKLQVVEIIPIHGVSENEVLAVAASLESCSEHPIAEAITSTALERGINFFSANQVQAVSGRGITGKIADKSVSVGNFAYIRDHIADLDQNILAIRERLQKEGKTLVWVVQENQMLGAIAVADTLRDSAVNLVEKLKKIGIEHIVLITGDNQQSADKVAEKLGIEEVYADLLPEDKLTVIQNLQEKYHTVAMVGDGINDAPALAMANVGIAMGKAGSDVALETADIILMSDNLAKIPSAINLGRRANRIVKQNITFALAFIGILLLANFAGDITLPLGVVGHEGSTVLVTLSGLRLFK from the coding sequence ATGATTCAGAGTATCTCGTCCTCTTGGTTGTCTGAGTATTCCTCGGCATTTGCTGCGGGAATTTGCGCTATTTTAGTCTTTTTTGGTTGGTTATGCCTACACTTTAACCTGATCGGCCTAGCTTTAATCCTACTACCGATCGCCTATGTGGTGGGGGGATACGAGAGTACCCAAGCAGGATTAACGACTTTATTCGAGGAAAAAGAACTGGATGTGGACCTCTTAATGATTGTAGCGGCGTTAGGGGCGGCGATTTTGGGACTCTGGGACAGTAATTACTATCTCATCATCGATGGAGCCGTTTTAATCCTGATTTTCGCCATTAGTGGCGCATTAGAACAGATTGCCCTGGCGAAAACCGATCGCAATATTCGTTCTCTCATGGCTATGACTCCCGATACTGCTAGATTAATCACGGGAGACAGCGAAAAAGAGGTTCCGATCAAGCAATTACACATCGGTGATACAGTTTTAGTCAAACCGGGGGAATTAATCCCTATTGACGGCATTATTATCGATGGAAACAGTCCCATCAATCAAGCACCAATTACGGGAGAATCGCTTCCCGTGGATAAAACCATTGGGGAAGAAGTCTTTGCGGGAACTCTCAACGGTGCAGGAGTGCTACGTTTAAAGGTGGAAACTCCCCCCGAAAGTCGCTTAATTGAAAGGGTGATTCGTTTGGTAGAAAAAGCGCAAAATGAATCCCCTCCCTCCCAACAGTTTATCGAAGGTTTCGAGCGAGCTTATGCGAAAATTATCGTGATTTTAGGCTTAATTTTCGGGATTTTACCGCCTTTTTTCTGGGGGTGGACCTGGGAAACCACTATCTATCGGGCCTTAATTTTTCTCGTGGTGGCTTCTCCCTGTGCTTTAATGGCCTCAATTATGCCAGCTTTGTTATCGGGTATCGCTAACGGGGCAAAACAGGGGATTTTATTCAAAAATGGCGCAAGATTGGAGATGATCGGCCGCATACGAGCGATCGCTTTTGATAAAACTGGCACTCTCACCCTTGGTAAGTTGCAAGTGGTGGAAATTATCCCTATCCATGGAGTCAGCGAAAATGAGGTGTTAGCGGTGGCTGCATCCCTAGAATCCTGTTCCGAACATCCCATCGCAGAGGCAATTACCAGCACAGCGCTCGAACGTGGTATAAATTTCTTCAGTGCTAATCAGGTACAAGCGGTATCGGGACGAGGTATCACGGGAAAAATTGCCGATAAGTCGGTATCTGTGGGCAATTTTGCCTATATTCGTGACCATATTGCTGATCTTGACCAGAATATCCTAGCTATCCGCGAACGTTTACAAAAAGAAGGTAAAACCCTCGTTTGGGTAGTACAAGAGAATCAAATGCTCGGTGCGATCGCTGTGGCCGATACCCTTCGTGACTCGGCAGTTAATCTGGTGGAGAAACTAAAAAAGATCGGTATCGAACATATCGTTTTAATTACGGGTGATAATCAACAAAGTGCCGATAAAGTCGCTGAAAAACTCGGCATTGAGGAGGTTTACGCTGATTTACTGCCCGAAGATAAGTTAACCGTCATCCAAAATCTGCAAGAAAAATATCACACTGTCGCGATGGTGGGAGATGGCATTAATGACGCGCCCGCTTTAGCCATGGCTAATGTGGGGATTGCCATGGGAAAAGCTGGTAGTGATGTCGCTTTGGAAACGGCCGATATTATCCTCATGTCCGATAATTTAGCCAAAATTCCCAGCGCGATTAACCTTGGTCGTCGTGCCAATCGCATTGTTAAACAGAATATCACTTTCGCCCTCGCGTTTATCGGCATATTGCTCCTAGCTAATTTTGCCGGTGATATAACTTTACCTCTAGGTGTCGTCGGTCATGAAGGATCGACGGTATTAGTGACTCTCAGCGGTTTAAGATTGTTCAAATAG